The following proteins come from a genomic window of Pocillopora verrucosa isolate sample1 chromosome 6, ASM3666991v2, whole genome shotgun sequence:
- the LOC131788317 gene encoding alpha-2 adrenergic receptor-like: protein MPVDIGFITGIVISGIIIIGVIGNVMTLFVIIRYKPLRNETGMFLANLAVADLLQSIIGMPLIAASAFHKLWLFGESLCVISGLTNSLFCVTSVLTLTAVSVDRWLSIVYPLQYRNWLTVRRARFTLVYIWIHALFVAILPVFGWSRYVYLPYEFICTVQWESDKSYTMFLSATSFVTPVIVVVLCYSSVLKTARRKAREEPRVTVGRFSGSNVKPGTSSTEEAFDKNCDNSGKYVRGKENHVFISNSKKRWEKSVFEECHIGPEKSESTSLKMEEHHDEIERDSELSSTSTIRKKETKRKSSSRVVPSSTSGVAQLNTVVAAKGCSKMAGKGKHPRNFSIPSSRRTGVNKVDVAAPVINRWTEDISPRKESTVIPEETEGKRYPLSRTITATAGLPEPLARMRGWMNERKKGDGRHKRKEMKITFILLVVNGTFLLCWFPHFIGMMCLTFTNGLCPFPDSYHIITTTLAMLNSGCNPFIYTLTYRKFRSGFQAVIPCFRSHNAAKLENSVD from the exons ATGCCAGTCGATATCGGTTTCATCACGGGAATCGTTATAAGCGGAATTATAATAATCGGTGTGATTGGAAACGTTATGACCTTATTCGTGATAATCCGTTACAAACCGTTACGGAATGAAACTGGAATGTTTCTGGCAAATCTCGCTGTGGCAGATCTCTTGCAGTCGATCATTGGGATGCCTCTGATAGCTGCTTCAGCTTTTCACAAACTATGGCTGTTTGGTGAATCTCTTTGTGTAATAAGTGGGTTGACCAACTCGCTCTTCTGTGTGACATCTGTTTTGACGCTAACAGCAGTATCTGTTGATAGATGGCTATCAATTGTATACCCACTCCAGTACAGAAATTGGTTGACTGTCAGAAGAGCAAGGTTTACATTGGTTTACATCTGGATACATGCTCTATTTGTGGCGATTCTTCCTGTGTTTGGTTGGTCAAG GTATGTTTATTTGCCTTATGAGTTCATCTGTACAGTCCAATGGGAAAGCGATAAGAGTTACACGATGTTTCTTAGCGCGACAAGTTTCGTGACACCCGTGATCGTCGTGGTGCTGTGTTACTCAAGTGTCTTGAAAACCGCTCGTCGTAAAGCGCGCGAGGAACCACGTGTCACGGTTGGCCGATTTAGTGGGTCGAATGTGAAGCCTGGTACGAGTAGCACGGAAGAAGCTTTCGATAAAAATTGCGATAATTCAGGAAAATATGTTCGCGGAAAAGAAAATCATGTattcatttcaaattcaaaGAAGAGGTGGGAGAAAAGTGTCTTTGAGGAATGTCATATCGGGCCGGAAAAATCTGAATCGACCTCACTTAAAATGGAAGAACACCATGATGAGATTGAACGTGACTCTGAGCTGAGTTCGACATCTACGATtcggaaaaaagaaacaaagagaaaatccTCATCTAGAGTCGTTCCCTCGAGTACAAGTGGAGTGGCTCAATTAAATACTGTCGTAGCAGCCAAAGGTTGCTCTAAAATGGCTGGAAAAGGCAAACACCCCAGGAACTTTAGTATCCCTTCCTCTCGTAGAACTGGTGTTAATAAAGTTGACGTCGCTGCACCGGTAATAAACCGCTGGACAGAGGATATCTCTCCAAGGAAGGAATCGACGGTTATTCCAGAAGAAACCGAGGGAAAGAGATACCCTCTTTCCCGAACAATAACAGCTACCGCCGGGCTGCCGGAACCCCTCGCTCGAATGCGCGGATGGATGAACGAGCGGAAAAAGGGAGACGGGCGACATAAGAG GAAGGAGATGAAGATCACGTTTATCCTGCTTGTGGTAAATGGCACGTTCCTTCTCTGTTGGTTTCCTCATTTTATTGGAATGATGTGTTTAACCTTTACAAACGGCTTGTGCCCATTCCCCGACAGTTACCACATCATCACCACCACGCTGGCTATGTTGAACAGCGGTTGCAACCCATTTATATATACCCTGACTTACCGGAAATTCAGAAGTGGGTTTCAGGCAGTAATTCCATGTTTTCGCTCTCATAACGCTGCTAAATTAGAAAATTCTGTGGATTAA
- the LOC131788310 gene encoding transcription initiation factor TFIID subunit 6, which yields MDEDDERTEVDGQLTIESIKLISESMGISNLNEEAINLLIDDGTYRLKQLAQESAKFMQHSKRRKLVTGDIDNALHVQNIEPLYGFGSKEFVPFRFASGGGRELYYYKDPEIDLNEIVSSQLPRIPVDVTIKAHWLSIDGLQPAIPENPPPVPVQVQAKDNRAVLAAALPKVTKTIKPQAPKVAGKGAKQSVGKKNNQNLNKEEESGDKNDKTKPQVTHELSMEQQLYYKEITEACVGSCESRRAEALQSLSTDPGLYQMLPRFSTFISEGVRVNVAQNNLVLLIYLMRMVKALLDNPTLYVEKYLHELIPAVMTCIVSKQLSTNPETDNHWALRDFGSRVVAQVCRSFNSTTNNVQSRVTKTYCKALHQEKASLSTHYGAITGLAELGQEVVKVFVVPRLKIESALIKKAQEGIDPVEKNAAENLKNLLLKHCPALLLRTRHPPDLADQYEKEFGSIGPLLCTKVSQLRQNMSAMKKPSTLTVRTVTGVLTTGITTPTTPSTPGASPVKLLTPTSGGTFTISLQPGLKVGLPTTPRDSNPTTPTSAGTVTLPGLLPTGLTSTGIPKPTTPTSNTPTPGGPVT from the exons ATGGATGAAGACGATGAGAGGACTGAGGTTGATGGCCAGCTGACAATTGAAAGTATAAAGTTAATTTCTGAATCCATGGGCATATCGAATCTCAATGAGGAGGCGATAAATCTGCTCATTGATGATGGGACATATCGATTGAAACAACTCGCTCAG GAGTCTGCTAAATTTATGCAACACTCAAAACGCAGGAAACTCGTCACTGGAGATATCGACAATGCACTGCACGTGCAGAATATCGAG CCTCTTTATGGCTTTGGCTCCAAAGAATTTGTTCCATTCCGTTTTGCCAGTGGTGGAGGAAGAGAACTGTATTATTATAAGGATCCTGAAATTGACTTAAATGAAATTGTGAGCTCACAGTTGCCGCGTATTCCAGTGGATGTAACCATTAAAG CTCACTGGTTAAGTATTGATGGCCTCCAGCCTGCTATTCCTGAAAATCCCCCTCCAG TGCCTGTACAAGTTCAGGCAAAGGACAATAGGGCTGTGTTAGCTGCAGCGTTACCCAAAGTAACTAAAACAATCAAACCCCAGGCACCAAAGGTGGCTGGAAAGGGAGCCAAACAAAGTGTTGGGAAAAAGAATAACCAAAATCTTAATAAAGAGGAAGAATCTGGAGACAAAAATGATAAGACAAAACCCCAAGTCACTCATGAATTATCCATG GAACAACAGTTATATTACAAGGAGATCACAGAGGCTTGTGTGGGATCCTGTGAATCTAGAAGAGCA GAAGCTCTACAAAGTTTATCAACAGACCCAGGTCTCTATCAAATGTTACCAAGATTCAGTACATTTATCTCTGAGGGG GTGAGAGTAAATGTGGCACAAAATAACTTAGTGTTATTGATCTATCTGATGCGTATGGTGAAAGCTTTGTTGGATAATCCAACACTTTATGTGGAGAAATAT CTGCATGAGTTAATTCCAGCAGTAATGACTTGTATTGTGAGTAAACAACTTAGTACTAATCCAGAAACTGACAATCATTGGGCACTTAGAGACTTTGGATCAAGAGTTGTTGCACAAGTCTGCAG GTCTTTTAATTCCACTACAAATAATGTTCAATCAAGGGTTACCAAAACTTACTGCAAG GCATTACACCAAGAAAAAgcttcattatcaactcattatGGTGCTATAACTGGGCTTGCAGAGCTGGGACAGGAG GTGGTTAAGGTATTTGTTGTTCCAAGACTCAAGATTgaaagtgctttgattaaaaaagctCAAGAAGGAATCGACCCTGTAGAGAAGAATGCTGCAGAAAACCTCAAGAATCTACTGCTG AAACACTGTCCTGCTTTGTTACTGAGAACTCGTCATCCACCAGACTTGGCCGATCAATATGAAAAAGAGTTTGGTAGTATTGGACCTCTTCTTTGCACCAAAGTGTCACAGCTGCGGCAGAACATGAGTGCCATGAAGAAACCCTCCACATTAACTGTGCGCACAGTAACTGGTGTCTTGACCACTGGGATTACAACTCCCACTACACCTTCTACACCTGGAGCAAGTCCAGTTAAATTACTTACCCCAACTTCTGGTGGGACTTTCACAATCTCTTTACAACCTGGTTTGAAAGTTGGTCTACCTACCACCCCTAGGGATTCTAACCCTACCACTCCCACATCAGCAGGGACTGTAACACTACCAGGATTACTACCAACAGGATTGACGAGCACAGGGATACCAAAGCCAACTACCCCCACTAGTAACACACCAACACCTGGCGGCCCTGTGACATAA
- the LOC131788298 gene encoding uncharacterized protein CXorf65-like produces the protein MFITVVYGEQEEVLFNTDCKLKLLLDCIKKLCKCEMQAEVDLCEVTGHPKYLQHQPQESYATNFLKPRGKYVLIQMERENGKSFYKPLLRDKSIITDHFLASLEKDMAEREVSRSPGADRLRTKRNSLKPGRTGTSGKTKPRALSMNKNS, from the exons atgtttattacagTCGTTTATGGGG AACAAGAGGAAGTGTTGTTTAACACCGATTGCAAGCTCAAGCTGTTGTTAGATTGTATCAAAAAGCTGTGCAAGTGTGAAATGCAAG ctgaAGTGGATCTGTGTGAAGTAACCGGTCATCCAAAATATCTACAACATCAGCCTCAAGAATCTTATGCCACAAATTTCTTAAAACCCAGAGGAAAATACGTCCTAATACAAATGGAAA gggaaaatggaaaatcctTTTACAAACCTCTTCTTAGGGATAAATCTATTATCACTGACCATTTTCTAG cgAGCTTGGAAAAAGATATGGCAGAGAGAGAAGTGAGTCGTTCACCCGGCGCTGATAGACTGCGAACGAAGAGAAATTCACTTAAACCTGGGCGAACTGGTACATcaggaaaaacaaaaccgaGGGCGCTCTCGATGAACaagaattcttaa
- the LOC131788297 gene encoding angiomotin-like protein 1: MDWNADEVAHWLKEIGLPKYAKRFRGYLVNGAVLLQMDDNLLDDLEITNVKDREILLKESSKLASIKIKPAPNGRDYTKRTKTLWTPRITVSNFDDNESEQRFIVVYDGDERRDGNGCRTNEELLNQRVISFKHRDEEESVGDDGSDGNFSYKDSDKRYGFDIPDKDPDRPVDSTPTASAVATRATQMVELLSRDNVALREKLQSVYHKMSRMQTVEDELESLRTAYEELQISFKKRENLEYRTRTRMETEMKELRERDRNLEAELEKCKDEVEQGKNSLENFKRELRLKNDIIRQLIGQSNLFISTREELEHTINRQNTQIEELERDKDLLSSSLAQSRERITCLQNELEEKLHKNHVSPTGTVHGLGMMESNPVDERLCSTTADEIGTHHRHSISAEEVIAELDGPTSIPGLLEMLREKNERIQVLEDNLSRLEQTLMQEGTSRSLAIKAVSVPKEARIAALEKSIQEREKIIAECRAENLKSVEELYVANRRCADLESIIKSLHSQLAEKTATIRVLQNNNNDELSEPEWPLDPAYCRTDFAQMRELARDSYAESLDSGMSLTNALDARQTDPEFKTMDEPDELSVHFWSV; this comes from the exons ATGGATTGGAACGCTGATGAAGTTGctcattggttaaaagaaatAGGGCTTCCAAAGTATGCGAAAAGATTTAGAG GATATCTTGTCAATGGAGCTGTTTTACTCCAAATGGATGATAATCTTCTTG ATGACCTAGAGATCACAAATGTTAAGGACAGGGAAATTCTCCTGAAAGAATCCTCCAAGCTTGcctcaataaaaataaaaccagcGCCCAATGGAAGAGACTATACAAAACGGACAAAAACCTTATGGACTCCTCGTATTACTGTGAGCAATTTTGATGACaatgaaagtgaacaaagaTTTATTGTTGTGTATGACGGCGATGAGCGAAGAGACGGTAATGGATGCAGAACGAATGAAGAACTGTTGAATCAAAGAGTTATAAGCTTCAAGCATAGAGATGAAGAAGAATCAGTGGGCGATGATGGCTCTGACGGAAATTTTAGTTACAAAGACAGTGACAAGCGATACGGTTTTG ATATACCTGATAAAGATCCAGACAGACCAGTTGATTCGACGCCAACAGCATCAGCAGTTGCCACAAGAGCCACTCAAATGGTTGAATTGTTATCACGTGATAATGTTGCATTACGAGAAAAACTGCAAAGCGTTTACCATAAGATGAGTAGAATGCAAACg GTTGAAGATGAACTTGAGAGCTTGCGCACTGCATACGAGGAACTACAAATATCGTTTAAGAAACGTGAAAACCTGGAATACAGAACAAGAACACGGATGGAAACGGAGATGAAGGAACTTCGAGAAAGAGACAGGAATCTTGAAG CTGAACTAGAGAAATGTAAAGATGAAGTCGAACAAGGAAAG AATTCATTGGAGAACTTCAAGAGGGAACTTAGGCTCAAAAATGACATCATACGACAACTCATCGGTCAAA GTAACCTCTTTATTTCAACGCGAGAAGAGCTGGAACATACAATAAACCGACAGAACACACAAATTGAAGAACTGGAGAGAGATAAAGATCTGCTGAGTTCATCGCTAGCACAAAGTCGAGAGAGAATAACATGTCTCCAAAATGAG CTCGAGGAAAAGTTGCACAAGAATCACGTAAGCCCCACAGGGACGGTACATGGTCTGGGCATGATGGAAAGTAACCCTGTTGACGAGAGGTTGTGCTCAACAACTGCTGATGAAATAGGAACACATCACCGGCATTCAATCTCAGCTGAAGAAGTTATAGCAGAGTTAGATGGACCTACATCTATCCCTGGGTTACTTGAAATGTTGAGAGAAAAAAACGAAAGGATTCAAGTGCTGGAAGATAATCTATCACGG CTTGAACAAACGTTAATGCAGGAAGGTACATCAAGGAGCTTGGCCATAAAAGCTGTCTCTGTCCCAAA GGAAGCACGGATAGCGGCATTGGAAAAATCCATCCAGGAACGTGAAAAGATTATTGCTGAATGTAGAGCGGAAAATTTAAAATCCGTTGAAGAACTATACGTGGCCAACAGGCGCTGTGCTGATTTAGAATCTAT AATAAAATCCCTTCACTCGCAGTTGGCGGAGAAGACAGCAACAATTAGAGTtcttcaaaataataacaacgaTGAACTGAGTGAGCCTGAATGGCCACTAGACCCAGCCTACTGTCGGACAGACTTCGCTCAAATGAGGGAACTGGCGCGAGATTCTT ATGCAGAGTCACTTGATTCCGGAATGTCACTAACTAATGCACTAGATGCGAGACAAACAGATCCTGAATTCAAG ACAATGGACGAACCAGACGAGCTATCAGTTCACTTTTGGTCTGTGTAA
- the LOC131792261 gene encoding presenilin-associated rhomboid-like protein, mitochondrial isoform X2, translating to MIVRPLGFTVLTGVVSFGTCSIINYERVRNLYVQGKRTNKPSPHSSKSFDFRNMLNKWWNSLHGGSKTAAVIIFINTAVLLLWYQPRLHLFMYKWFTTSPFSGSSLTMLTSIFSHKEIWHLSINMFVLWNFAPHLEALLGKEQFIAFYITGGVFASFLSQACRIGFTNAFRVGASLGASGALLACLSLVCINEPDLRLSIVFLPFFTFPAGVGLLAVAGFDLLGLLMRWRVFDHAAHLGGVLFGALYLKYGSYYIWQKRGWFVSEWHKLREGSKRT from the exons ACAGGAGTAGTGAGCTTTGGAACATGTTCAATTATAAACTATGAACGAGTCAGAAATTTGTATGTACAAGGAAAAAGGACAAACAAGCCTTCTCCTCATTCATCCAAGTCATTTGACTTCCGCAATATG ttgaatAAATGGTGGAACTCTTTGCATGGAGGCTCAAAGACAGCAGCTGTAATTATCTTCATAAACACAGCAGTGCTTTTGTTATGGTATCAACCTAGATTACATTTGTTCATGTACAAGTGGTTTACAACATCTCCATTCTCAG GCTCAAGTCTGACAATGCTGACATCTATCTTTAGTCATAAAGAAATCTGGCATTTATCTATCAACATGTTTGTGCTCTGGAATTTTGCACCTCATCTAGAAG CTCTTCTTGGCAAAGAACAGTTTATTGCATTTTACATTACTGGAG GTGTTTTTGCTTCATTCTTGAGTCAGGCATGCAGAATTGGTTTCACCAATGCATTTCGTGTAGGTGCTTCACTAGGAGCG TCAGGGGCATTGCTTGCGTGTTTATCGCTTGTGTGCATCAATGAACCAGATTTGCGCTTGTCTATTGTGTTTCTGCCGTTTTTTACATTCCCTGCTGGAGTG GGCCTCCTAGCTGTAGCTGGCTTTGACTTGCTAGGATTGTTGATGCGTTGGAGAGTGTTTGATCATGCGGCACATCTCGGTGGTGTTTTATTTGGGGC GCTATACCTAAAATACGGAAGTTATTATATTTGGCAGAAGCGTGGCTGGTTCGTTTCTGAGTGGCACAAGCTGCGAGAGGGAAGCAAAAGAACTTGA
- the LOC131788311 gene encoding CAP-Gly domain-containing linker protein 4, with product MVFFHNINSGARVQVRWRGEIENGTIRYAGSLVAKDGEWVGIELDNRVGNTSGLYKGIQYFHCRDGHGIFTHARNIRFIPSQRKLHDTFKVVSRTSSVDETLFSKTEVTPVKSYSDPEVISTKHLDRIKTMIQGEFSWPEPKTRFNKSHLVGAHIPSATRERSLSATTFKPEEDYSFNKHFISPSSIPNIHVPRPILKRMLRSEYFGTTIPRYSSLS from the exons ATGGTTTTCTTTCATAACATCAATTCTGGGGCTCGTGTGCAAGTGAGATGGCGAGGAGAGATCGAAAACGGGACAATCCGATATGCGGGAAGCTTGGTGGCGAAAGATGGCGAATGGGTTGGCATTGAACTAGACAATAGAG TTGGTAATACAAGCGGCCTGTACAAGGGGATCCAGTACTTTCACTGTAGAGATGGCCATGGAATATTCACACATGCAAGAAACATCAGATTCATTCCAAGTCAAAGAAA gtTACATGATACATTCAAGGTAGTTTCCAGGACCTCATCTGTTGATGAGACTCTCTTTTCTAAAACTGAAG tGACCCCAGTGAAGAGTTACTCTGACCCTGAAGTCATAAGCACTAAGCATCTGGACAGGATCAAAACAATGATTCAAG GGGAATTTTCTTGGCCTGAACCGAAAACCCGGTTTAACAAAAGCCATTTAGTTGGAGCTCACATCCCATCAGCAACAAGAGAGAGAAGTCTCTCAGCCACTACCTTCAAGCCAGAGGAAGACTACAGCTTTAACAAACACTTCATTTCTCCTTCATCAATTCCAAACATTCATGTACCTAGGCCCATTTTGAAGAGAATGTTAAGATCTGAATACTTTGGGACAACAATCCCAAGGTATTCTAGTCTTTCATAA
- the LOC131788320 gene encoding alpha-1,3-mannosyl-glycoprotein 4-beta-N-acetylglucosaminyltransferase C-like → MWKQNLFTIFLYGVIIFNAAMVLLKHIYHRRTSLLLTCENSDSNLGMSAEQCPLKALSSHCTQRVLDGVNMSQGLVLGKERKQKVFLTLGIVATKGEESNLIQALYSLKKHISIDEHVDIVFAVVSEGDSKSLLLQRIKSEFEHEVDKGLIQVLHPTDKFNEAVNIEPLGWGDLTLTEDFKKTTMAFNKRLCFLLEYCFRSSKHCLLLTDQARALKPYLSVIKEVVNRIEEKNRTLYAHDFGERSLPSLGRLYSEALVGDLAEYAALFPGGRFPQSIIDLFAALRVSSSSTSQTGGQFLFKLAAEPRGAKPRAEFDTTVECEKGHEIEKAFIQESFAWLRTPKKDDKVIVKFGKPFAISRVLVTTGSPFYRDIMINSELLLCANDMETNTCDESQCKAVGSFADPILDVRNLETVVSFPVKCLKIYFTADAKQWVMIREISVWPRE, encoded by the exons atgtgGAAGCAAAACCTTTTCACAATTTTCCTATATGGAGTCATAATTTTTAATGCTGCAATGGTATTACTAAAAC ATATTTACCACAGGCGCACTTCATTGCTGCTCACATGTGAAAATTCAGACAGCAATCTTGGCATGTCTGCTGAACAGTGTCCTCTGAAAGCTCTATCGAGTCACTGCACTCAAAGAGTATTGGACGGTGTGAACATGAGCCAAGGGCTTGTTCttggaaaggaaagaaaacagaaag TTTTCCTCACTCTTGGCATTGTTGCAACGAAAGGCGAAGAGAGCAACCTGATACAAGCTCTCTATTCCTTGAAAAAGCATATCTCAATAGATGAGCATGTCGACATCGTGTTCGCTGTGGTTTCCGAAGGAGATTCAAAATCACTTCTCTTACAGCGCATAAAAAGCGAATTCGAACACGAAGTGGACAAAGGTCTCATTCAGGTCTTACATCCCACGGATAAATTTAATGAGGCAGTCAACATAGAACCCCTGGGATGGGGTGATTTGACATTAACAGAGGATTTTAAAAAGACTACAATGGCCTTCAACAAAAGACTCTGTTTCCTTCTCGAGTACTGCTTTCGTTCGTCTAAACACTGCTTACTTTTGACCGATCAAGCCCGTGCTTTGAAACCTTATTTGTCAGTAATCAAGGAAGTTGTAAACAGAATTGAAGAGAAAAACCGTACACTTTACGCACATGATTTCGGAGAAAGGTCGCTGCCTTCCTTAGGGCGGCTTTATTCGGAGGCTTTAGTTGGCGATTTGGCTGAATATGCGGCTCTTTTCCCAGGGGGTCGTTTCCCTCAATCAATCATAGATCTCTTTGCAGCTCTGAGGGTTTCCAGTTCATCAACATCTCAGACAGGTGGTCAGTTCCTTTTTAAACTGGCTGCAGAGCCACGCGGTGCAAAACCAAGGGCTGAGTTTGACACAACTGTCGAGTGTGAGAAAGGTCATGAAATAGAGAAAGCTTTCATTCAAGAAAGCTTTGCTTGGCTCCGGACACCGAAAAAGGATGATAAAGTTATTGTGAAATTCGGAAAACCTTTTGCAATATCGCGTGTGCTTGTAACCACTGGAAGTCCTTTTTACAGAGATATTATGATCAACAGCGAACTCCTCTTGTGCGCTAATGATATGGAAACAAACACGTGCGATGAATCACAGTGTAAGGCAGTTGGGTCCTTCGCAGATCCCATTTTAGATGTTAGAAACCTGGAAACTGTCGTGAGCTTTCCAGTAAAAtgcttaaaaatttattttactgcGGACGCTAAGCAATGGGTTATGATTCGAGAGATTTCAGTTTGGCCAAGAGAATAG